The genomic segment ATGATAGCAACATCTACGCACTAGGCAAGCTTGGTAATCACAACGTTGTTATTGCCGTCCTGCCTGATGGAGAATATGGTATagcctcggccgccgttgtcgctAGAGATATGTTGCACAGCTTTCCTAACATCCGACTTGGATTGATGGTCGGCatcggaggcggcgcgccgAGTGCAAAGCACGACATAcgccttggcgacgtcgtAGTCAGCAGTCCGCGTCACGGGAAAGGCGGAGTTTCCCAGTACGACTTTGGCAAGACGATACAAAACCAGAATTTCTTAGAAACAGGGTTTCTGAATCAACCGCCGAAGGTACTGCAGTCGGCCGTAGCCGGACTCAAGGCCATGTATGAGGCCGACGGCCATCAGCTTAGCGAGGCTGTTATGAGGGTTCTTGAGAAGTGGCCGCGACTTCAAAAGAAGTACTCACAGCCACATCCTAGCAGCGACAGGCTATATAAATCGCACGTTGTGCATGCTCCAGGCATAGAGGAAGACTGCATTGAACTGTGCGGGGACAATCCATTACATCTATCACTGCGTCACGAGCGGGACAAGGACGAAGACAACCCGGCCGTTCACTACGGACTAATCGCCTCTGCAAATCAGCTGATGAAGGACGCTCTAGTCCGGGATAAACTGGCGGCCGAAAAGGACGTGTTGTGCTTCGAGATGGAGGCAGCCGGCTTAATGAATCACTTCCCCTGCTTGGTCATTCGGGGTATATGTGACTACGCCGACTCGCACAAGAGCAAGGAGTGGCAGGGTTTTGCGGCCATGGTGGCTGCAGCGTACGCCAAAGACCTTCTTCGCCAAATCCCACCTAACAAGATCAAGGCTGAAAGGAGAATGGCGGAAGTCCTGAGCTCGAGTAAGTGTCCTAACTCTTTTCGATGTCAGTAACTCTAACTAGACTAAGTGGAAGGATCATTGGATCATGTTAGATCGACAACAGACGAGATGATGGTTCAAGTCGATACCATGAGTTTCAACAACCACATTCGAAAAATCAAAGAGTGGCTATCGCCCCCTGACACGTCAGTCAACTCCAATCAGGCGAGAGAAAACCGGCACGAAGGCACTGGTACATGGCTCCTTGAGAGCGCAGCCTTCAGAGAGTGGAAATGTGGATCTCGCCAGCATCTGTGGCTCCATGGGATGACTGGCAGTGGCAAAACCGTCCTTAGCACTATTGTCCTTGATCATCTAGCGCAGATGGACGACCGTGTTACGCTGAATTTCTTTTTCGACTTTACCGATACAGGCAAACAGAACCTAAACGCCATGTGCCGATCACTCGCTTTTCAGCTCTACGTCAGCCGGTCCAAATCAAGGGAGGAACTCAACAATCTCCTAACCTCCCATGATGACGGACGAAGACAGCCAACAACACAAGCACTTTCTCAGTGCCTTCAAGCGATGATGCAAGCTCATGGGAGACTTTGCATTATGATCGATGCGTTGGATGAGTGCGTCAAGAGAGCTGAACTACTCAGGTGGATACAAAACTTTGTTTCCAGCTCTATGCTTCCCCATGTCCAGCTTATTGCCACCGGGCGACCAGAAGAAGAATTTTTACAGGATCTTGGCAGCTGGATTGGCAAAACCAACTGTGTCCCGCTTGATCTAGAGTTTGTGAACGTGGATATCCAGTCCTACATCAGCACCAGGCTTGCAACAAGCAGAGAATTCAGCAAATGGACTTCAATGCCGTCGGTATTGCAACAGATCCAGAGGGAAGTAGGAGAAAAAGCGGACGGAATGTAGGGTCGATCCACGCCGTGTCCTGCGGAAGCACATGATACTAATGTCAGTTTTAGGTTCAGGTGGGCGGCATGCCAATTGAACAGTCTAGAGGCATGTTTTG from the Colletotrichum destructivum chromosome 10, complete sequence genome contains:
- a CDS encoding Putative nucleoside phosphorylase domain-containing protein, with protein sequence MSDPQNYTVGWICALTTEFVAARAFLDERHDGPREVSQHDSNIYALGKLGNHNVVIAVLPDGEYGIASAAVVARDMLHSFPNIRLGLMVGIGGGAPSAKHDIRLGDVVVSSPRHGKGGVSQYDFGKTIQNQNFLETGFLNQPPKVLQSAVAGLKAMYEADGHQLSEAVMRVLEKWPRLQKKYSQPHPSSDRLYKSHVVHAPGIEEDCIELCGDNPLHLSLRHERDKDEDNPAVHYGLIASANQLMKDALVRDKLAAEKDVLCFEMEAAGLMNHFPCLVIRGICDYADSHKSKEWQGFAAMVAAAYAKDLLRQIPPNKIKAERRMAEVLSSSKCPNSFRCQ